Proteins encoded in a region of the Dorea longicatena genome:
- a CDS encoding aminopeptidase, whose translation MQRKNMWKEYTEIQQKELEELSVRYKECLDIGKTERECVKLGKKMADAWGYKNLEDCISEGTTLKTGDKVYADCMGKAFVMFQLGKKPLEEGMNILGAHIDSPRIDVKQNPLYEDSDMAYLDTHYYGGIKKYQWVTIPLAIHGTIAKKDGTVQDIIIGEKEDDPVLVISDLLIHLSQQQIEKKAGVVVEGEGLDILVATKPLTGNDELEKEEKELVKAAVVQFLKENLDMEEEDFLSAELEIVPAGKARDCGLDRSMVIGYGQDDRVCAFTSLFAMLETENPERTSCCILVDKEEIGSVGATGMHSRFFEDYVAELMALTEDGNPLKVRRALRNSYMLSSDVSAAFDPLYADAFEKKNTAYFGRGLVFNKFTGSRGKNNSNDANAEYIAKVRQVLDNNEVGFQTAEMGRVDLGGGGTIAYIMANYGMNVIDSGVAVLSMHAPYEVTSKADIYEAYRGYKAFLKDIK comes from the coding sequence ATGCAGCGAAAAAATATGTGGAAAGAATACACAGAAATTCAGCAGAAAGAATTAGAAGAGCTGAGTGTCCGCTATAAAGAATGTCTAGATATCGGAAAGACAGAGCGTGAATGTGTAAAGCTTGGAAAGAAGATGGCAGATGCATGGGGATATAAGAATCTGGAAGATTGTATTTCTGAGGGAACCACTTTAAAAACCGGGGATAAGGTGTATGCAGACTGCATGGGGAAAGCGTTTGTAATGTTCCAGCTCGGTAAGAAACCGTTAGAAGAAGGTATGAATATTCTTGGAGCACACATTGATTCACCAAGAATAGATGTAAAGCAGAATCCATTATATGAAGACAGTGATATGGCATATCTGGATACGCATTACTATGGTGGGATCAAGAAATATCAGTGGGTTACAATTCCGCTTGCAATCCATGGAACGATTGCAAAAAAAGACGGAACAGTGCAGGACATTATTATTGGGGAAAAGGAAGATGATCCGGTACTTGTGATTTCAGATCTTCTGATCCATCTGTCACAGCAGCAGATTGAGAAAAAGGCGGGCGTGGTAGTCGAAGGGGAAGGATTGGATATCCTCGTTGCAACAAAGCCGCTTACAGGCAATGATGAGTTAGAAAAAGAAGAAAAAGAGCTGGTAAAGGCAGCCGTAGTACAGTTCTTAAAGGAGAATCTTGATATGGAAGAGGAAGATTTTCTCTCAGCAGAACTGGAGATCGTGCCGGCAGGAAAGGCAAGAGACTGCGGACTGGACAGAAGTATGGTGATCGGATATGGACAGGATGACAGGGTCTGTGCTTTTACTTCATTATTTGCAATGCTGGAAACAGAGAATCCGGAAAGAACAAGCTGTTGTATTCTGGTAGATAAAGAAGAGATCGGAAGCGTTGGGGCAACAGGTATGCATTCCAGATTCTTTGAAGATTATGTGGCAGAACTGATGGCACTTACCGAAGATGGCAATCCGTTAAAAGTCAGAAGAGCTCTGAGAAATTCTTATATGCTTTCTTCTGATGTAAGTGCAGCATTTGATCCATTGTATGCAGATGCATTTGAGAAAAAGAATACAGCATACTTTGGAAGAGGTCTGGTATTTAATAAATTTACCGGAAGCCGCGGAAAAAATAACAGTAACGATGCCAATGCGGAATATATCGCAAAAGTGCGTCAGGTATTAGACAATAACGAAGTCGGATTCCAGACAGCGGAGATGGGAAGAGTCGATCTTGGGGGCGGCGGAACCATTGCATATATCATGGCAAATTATGGCATGAATGTCATTGACAGCGGTGTTGCTGTACTTTCTATGCATGCACCGTATGAAGTGACAAGTAAGGCTGATATTTATGAAGCTTACAGAGGATATAAAGCATTCTTGAAAGATATAAAATAA
- the pepT gene encoding peptidase T, with translation MKAYERFLKYVSVWTTSDETSETVPSADRELVLAELLVEEMKELGIEDARVDEKGYVYGSVPATLGCENAPALGLIAHMDTAPDAPGDNIHPQIIENYDGKDVVLGTSGKTIKVEEFPYLADLKGRTLITTDGTTLLGADDKAGIAEVLTVVDEILKEGLPHGKICIGFTPDEEIARGAKHFDVEGFGADYGYTLDGSAEGEIQYENFNASTAFITIHGVSVHTGTAKDVLVNSQTIGTEFHQMLPVSERPETTEGYEGFYHLVSFHGNVTETKMKYFIRDFDTDGFHARASKMQEIAGSLNEKYGAGTVEIEIVESYYNMREKIEPCMQLIEYAKKAAENADIVPDVAPIRGGTDGARLSFKGLPCPNLGTGGYAFHGVYEHITVEGMDKAVVMVKDIVGMFAK, from the coding sequence ATGAAAGCTTACGAAAGATTTTTAAAGTATGTGTCTGTATGGACGACAAGTGATGAGACGAGCGAGACGGTTCCATCGGCAGACAGGGAACTGGTACTTGCAGAGTTACTGGTGGAAGAGATGAAAGAACTGGGAATTGAAGATGCAAGAGTGGATGAGAAAGGATATGTATACGGATCTGTTCCTGCAACACTGGGATGTGAAAATGCACCGGCACTGGGACTGATCGCGCATATGGATACAGCACCGGATGCGCCGGGAGACAATATTCATCCGCAGATCATCGAGAATTACGATGGCAAAGACGTAGTACTTGGAACAAGTGGAAAGACGATCAAAGTAGAAGAATTTCCATATCTGGCAGATTTAAAGGGACGGACATTGATCACGACAGACGGAACAACACTTCTGGGCGCGGATGACAAAGCCGGAATTGCAGAAGTGCTGACTGTCGTAGATGAGATTCTGAAAGAAGGACTTCCACATGGAAAGATCTGTATCGGATTCACACCGGATGAAGAGATTGCAAGGGGAGCAAAGCATTTCGATGTAGAAGGATTCGGAGCAGATTACGGATATACTTTAGATGGAAGCGCCGAAGGTGAGATCCAGTATGAGAACTTCAATGCATCTACAGCATTTATCACGATCCATGGTGTCAGTGTACATACAGGAACTGCAAAAGATGTATTGGTGAATTCACAGACGATTGGAACAGAATTCCACCAGATGCTGCCGGTATCAGAAAGGCCGGAGACAACGGAAGGGTACGAAGGATTCTATCATCTGGTAAGCTTTCATGGAAATGTTACAGAGACAAAGATGAAGTATTTTATCCGTGACTTTGATACAGACGGATTCCATGCAAGAGCATCAAAAATGCAGGAGATCGCAGGCAGTCTGAATGAAAAGTATGGAGCAGGAACGGTTGAAATTGAGATCGTAGAATCCTATTACAATATGCGTGAGAAGATCGAACCATGCATGCAGCTCATTGAATATGCAAAGAAGGCCGCAGAAAATGCGGATATCGTTCCAGATGTTGCGCCGATCCGCGGGGGAACGGATGGTGCAAGATTAAGCTTCAAAGGGCTTCCTTGTCCGAATCTTGGAACCGGCGGATATGCATTCCACGGGGTATATGAGCACATTACAGTAGAAGGAATGGATAAAGCTGTTGTGATGGTAAAAGATATCGTTGGTATGTTTGCAAAATAA
- a CDS encoding LysR family transcriptional regulator translates to MSLWKYKYFLDVVELKSFTKAGARNYVTQTAVSQQIASLEKMAGGTLLERGNGEICLTELGEIVYEYAREMVQTHERMLHEIERYKESSVVRIGIDSSINKLFWAKMQKMINDKHSEADFHFSKLDSYIGSRMLRENTLDIYIGYGLNELEQPDEIGEKPLISSRIGAYIGLESSINEQPEFKAKDLERYTRYGTKSYLCSMMNGQKNDPQLLTQGIELVDNVDTMKLKVEFNDGYALADSQYFSYSDGDMLLLPGYEGECVIKAFYRKKRNKKKVKEILEEIKNVVNS, encoded by the coding sequence ATGAGTCTTTGGAAATATAAATATTTTTTGGATGTAGTGGAACTCAAGAGTTTTACAAAGGCCGGAGCAAGAAATTATGTAACACAGACGGCAGTAAGTCAGCAGATCGCCTCTTTGGAAAAAATGGCGGGAGGGACTCTGCTGGAGAGAGGCAATGGTGAGATCTGCCTGACAGAATTAGGGGAGATTGTCTATGAGTATGCCAGGGAGATGGTGCAGACGCACGAACGGATGCTGCATGAGATAGAAAGATATAAAGAAAGCAGCGTAGTCCGTATCGGAATCGATAGTTCTATAAACAAATTGTTCTGGGCAAAGATGCAGAAGATGATTAATGATAAGCATTCCGAAGCAGACTTCCACTTCAGTAAACTGGATTCCTACATAGGCAGCCGGATGCTGAGAGAAAATACATTGGATATTTATATTGGATACGGACTAAATGAGTTGGAGCAGCCGGATGAAATAGGAGAAAAGCCGCTGATATCCAGCCGGATCGGAGCATATATCGGACTGGAATCATCGATAAATGAGCAGCCGGAGTTTAAAGCAAAGGATCTTGAGCGTTATACCAGATATGGAACAAAGTCATATTTATGCAGTATGATGAATGGACAAAAGAATGATCCGCAGTTGCTTACACAAGGAATAGAATTGGTTGACAATGTGGATACCATGAAATTAAAGGTAGAATTTAACGACGGATATGCACTGGCAGACAGTCAGTATTTCTCCTATAGTGATGGAGATATGCTGCTGCTTCCGGGATATGAAGGAGAGTGCGTGATCAAAGCATTCTACAGAAAAAAAAGAAACAAAAAGAAAGTAAAAGAGATTCTGGAAGAAATTAAAAATGTAGTGAACTCATAA
- a CDS encoding peptide MFS transporter, which produces METKKEGFPAAFWVCACTEIFERLAYYLGRSLILIFVTASVATGGLGLSDTVAANMQSNLTAFSYLLPLFGAVIVDKYIGARYTTPVGMFIAAAGYFTGGIAKSSAGVYAMIFLVSLGLALFKNGAIIGRVITDKSQMDPAFSMRYTLVNVGAFIGTFLVGILYKDVFAKDGVLGFAPCFKMAALMMVLGGLWYIFVCWRFLGDLGKLPFKKTLTEEEKAAEAKKKEETGTKQPLTTIEKKRIGAIFVASLFSIVFWIFWYLGYMPVYFYWAENMDWVVAGYQVPSTWFDAANSLFCVILGPVTAELWKKLAARPQGDMSLFRKTGLGIAIIGVGYLFYAAIDIMRGGEKASVLWLIVFAFLLTMGEMFFSPLGHSFISKYSPSRYLAVMMSVWGFATFIAAKSYGPVYGLLFGGKIEFKVACIGVAVVSFAAALIMIALDKKLSALVD; this is translated from the coding sequence ATGGAGACAAAAAAGGAAGGCTTTCCGGCAGCGTTCTGGGTATGTGCCTGTACAGAGATTTTTGAACGTCTGGCATATTATCTGGGACGTTCGCTGATTTTGATTTTTGTAACTGCTTCGGTTGCAACCGGAGGACTCGGACTTTCGGATACAGTGGCTGCCAATATGCAGTCAAATCTGACCGCATTTTCTTATCTGCTTCCACTGTTTGGGGCAGTGATCGTAGATAAGTATATCGGTGCGAGATATACGACACCGGTTGGTATGTTTATTGCTGCGGCAGGATATTTCACCGGAGGAATCGCAAAGAGTTCTGCCGGAGTATATGCGATGATCTTCCTGGTAAGCCTGGGACTTGCATTATTCAAAAACGGTGCGATCATCGGACGTGTTATCACGGACAAATCACAGATGGATCCGGCATTTTCGATGCGTTATACACTGGTAAATGTGGGTGCATTCATCGGAACATTCCTGGTGGGAATCCTGTATAAGGATGTATTTGCAAAAGATGGTGTGCTTGGATTTGCACCATGCTTTAAGATGGCAGCATTGATGATGGTTCTCGGAGGACTCTGGTATATCTTTGTGTGCTGGAGATTCTTAGGTGATCTTGGAAAGCTTCCATTCAAGAAGACTCTGACAGAAGAGGAAAAAGCAGCAGAGGCAAAGAAAAAAGAAGAGACAGGAACAAAGCAGCCGCTTACAACGATCGAGAAGAAACGTATCGGTGCAATCTTTGTAGCTTCGTTATTCTCCATCGTATTCTGGATATTCTGGTATCTGGGATATATGCCGGTATATTTCTACTGGGCAGAGAATATGGACTGGGTAGTAGCAGGTTATCAGGTACCGTCTACATGGTTTGATGCAGCCAACTCACTGTTCTGTGTTATCCTGGGACCTGTAACAGCGGAATTATGGAAGAAACTGGCGGCAAGACCGCAGGGGGATATGAGTCTGTTCAGAAAGACCGGACTTGGAATTGCAATCATCGGTGTCGGATATCTCTTCTACGCAGCAATTGATATCATGCGTGGTGGGGAAAAGGCAAGTGTGTTATGGCTGATCGTATTTGCCTTCCTTCTGACAATGGGAGAGATGTTCTTCTCACCACTGGGGCATTCATTTATCAGTAAATATTCACCGAGCCGTTATCTGGCTGTTATGATGTCAGTATGGGGATTTGCAACATTTATCGCAGCAAAGAGTTATGGTCCGGTATATGGACTGCTGTTTGGCGGAAAGATTGAATTCAAAGTAGCATGTATTGGAGTTGCGGTTGTATCGTTTGCAGCGGCACTGATCATGATAGCTCTGGACAAGAAATTATCGGCATTGGTGGACTAA
- the yfcE gene encoding phosphodiesterase yields MKLMIASDIHGSAYYCRKMLDAYKREGADRLLLLGDILYHGPRNDLPKDYNPKEVIAMLNPMKQELLCVRGNCDTEVDQMVLEFPILADYCFLEIDGRTIFASHGHHHNPKNPPMLKKGDILLNGHTHIPANEDMGDFIYMNPGSVSIPKEGSAHGYMICEGGKFTWKDLDGNIVGI; encoded by the coding sequence ATGAAATTAATGATTGCATCCGATATCCACGGCTCTGCTTACTACTGCCGTAAAATGCTTGACGCTTACAAACGTGAAGGTGCTGACCGCCTTCTTCTTCTCGGAGACATCCTTTATCACGGTCCGCGTAATGACCTGCCAAAGGATTACAATCCAAAGGAAGTCATTGCCATGTTAAATCCTATGAAACAGGAGCTGCTCTGTGTCCGTGGTAACTGCGACACGGAAGTAGATCAGATGGTACTGGAATTCCCGATTCTTGCCGACTACTGCTTCCTTGAAATTGACGGGCGCACCATCTTCGCTTCTCACGGACATCATCACAATCCAAAGAATCCTCCGATGTTGAAAAAAGGAGATATTCTTCTGAATGGTCATACACACATTCCTGCAAATGAAGATATGGGGGATTTTATCTATATGAATCCAGGTTCTGTATCAATTCCTAAGGAAGGTTCTGCTCATGGATATATGATCTGCGAGGGCGGCAAATTCACCTGGAAGGATCTGGACGGAAATATCGTTGGGATTTAA
- a CDS encoding GntR family transcriptional regulator, translating to MTELGYKTLRESIVDIIRKRIINRELQPGQKIVEQELAKEFQTSRAPIREALRELENEGLVEYVRNAGCSVKEITFEESFEIYLMRANYEIMAVRLLGGKIPEETLQEMEEILERMKNLDVDEYDQLFSYDNKFHSCLIRMTGMKSLYKAWKSLNYGNIVTGYNLASDKKAVITRQYPIHKELLEACKSRKKEEICRVLSDHYMSTIHRLLKEQGMTEADTKFSLDFLIS from the coding sequence ATGACAGAATTAGGATACAAGACATTACGTGAAAGTATTGTAGATATTATAAGAAAACGGATCATTAACAGGGAATTGCAGCCGGGGCAGAAGATTGTCGAACAGGAACTCGCAAAGGAATTCCAGACCAGTCGTGCGCCGATCAGAGAGGCACTGCGCGAACTGGAGAACGAAGGCCTGGTAGAATATGTAAGAAATGCCGGATGTTCCGTGAAAGAGATCACATTCGAAGAATCATTTGAAATCTATCTGATGCGTGCGAATTATGAGATTATGGCAGTGCGTCTTCTGGGAGGAAAGATACCGGAAGAAACGCTGCAGGAGATGGAAGAAATCCTGGAACGCATGAAGAATCTGGATGTGGACGAATATGATCAGCTGTTTTCATATGATAATAAGTTCCACAGCTGTCTGATCAGAATGACCGGAATGAAAAGTCTGTATAAGGCATGGAAAAGTCTGAATTATGGGAATATCGTAACGGGGTATAATCTGGCATCGGACAAAAAAGCAGTAATCACACGACAATATCCGATACATAAAGAACTGCTGGAAGCATGCAAGAGCAGGAAGAAAGAAGAAATCTGCAGGGTATTGTCGGATCATTATATGAGTACGATCCACAGACTTTTAAAAGAACAGGGAATGACGGAAGCAGACACGAAGTTTTCACTGGACTTTCTGATTTCATAA
- a CDS encoding IS110 family transposase, protein MISVGIDVSKGKSTVCILKPYGEIVSKPFNITHTQKDLSELSSMLFRLNDEVKIVMEATGIYHLPVLTYLQEKGFFVSVINPYLMKSYRNESLRKAKTDKIDSRIIANYGIDHWFKMKEFQISGVIYEELKLLGQQYRHYMKLHLLSLAELTHLLDLTMPGIKNLLASWNETNRKDKRSDFVERFWHYDVITSMSEQEFTEKYILWAKEKKYVPSQEKAKVIYTLAQESIPTLPSETSSVKMLVTEAVRVLKEVDATLGLILSRMQEIAKTLPEYSVVREMGGVGNTLAPKLIAEIGDVRRFRNGKALVAFAGIDPPPYESGQFVGCNRKISKRGSASLRKVGYETMRSLKMRSRPEDPVYRYVVKKESEGKSKKSAKIAGLNKFLRIYYARVTELYKNI, encoded by the coding sequence ATGATCAGCGTAGGAATTGATGTATCAAAAGGGAAAAGTACAGTATGTATTTTGAAACCATATGGAGAGATTGTTAGTAAGCCTTTCAATATTACCCATACCCAAAAGGATTTAAGCGAATTATCTTCCATGCTTTTCAGACTAAATGATGAAGTCAAAATCGTTATGGAAGCAACCGGAATTTATCATCTTCCAGTTCTTACATATTTACAGGAAAAAGGATTTTTTGTTTCTGTAATTAATCCGTATCTTATGAAAAGTTATCGTAACGAAAGTCTGCGAAAAGCCAAAACCGACAAGATTGATTCCCGTATCATTGCTAATTATGGAATTGATCATTGGTTTAAAATGAAAGAATTTCAAATTTCTGGAGTGATTTATGAAGAGTTGAAGTTGCTTGGACAGCAATATCGGCATTATATGAAGCTTCATCTTTTATCTCTCGCTGAATTGACCCATCTTTTAGATTTGACCATGCCTGGAATAAAGAATCTTCTTGCAAGTTGGAATGAAACAAATCGGAAAGATAAAAGAAGTGATTTTGTGGAACGTTTTTGGCATTATGATGTAATAACATCTATGTCTGAACAGGAATTTACTGAAAAGTATATACTTTGGGCAAAAGAAAAGAAATACGTCCCAAGCCAGGAAAAAGCCAAAGTTATATACACCCTGGCTCAGGAAAGTATTCCCACATTACCTTCAGAAACCTCATCGGTCAAAATGCTGGTGACTGAAGCAGTTCGGGTGCTCAAGGAAGTTGATGCAACCCTTGGTCTAATTTTATCACGGATGCAGGAAATAGCCAAGACTTTGCCAGAATATTCGGTTGTAAGAGAAATGGGTGGAGTGGGAAATACATTAGCCCCAAAGTTAATTGCAGAAATAGGAGATGTTCGCAGATTTCGCAACGGGAAGGCATTGGTTGCATTCGCAGGAATTGATCCACCACCGTATGAATCTGGCCAATTTGTAGGTTGTAATAGGAAAATCTCGAAACGTGGTTCAGCATCATTGCGCAAAGTAGGATACGAAACAATGAGAAGTTTAAAAATGCGTTCCAGGCCAGAAGATCCGGTTTACCGATATGTTGTAAAAAAGGAATCAGAAGGTAAAAGTAAAAAATCAGCAAAGATAGCCGGATTAAATAAGTTTTTACGCATTTATTATGCTCGAGTAACCGAACTATATAAAAATATATAA
- a CDS encoding M18 family aminopeptidase: MEINIISELTTFIEHAPTAFHAVAELKEILKQEGFEELKESEKWKVKPGKRYYVTRNNSSIIAVKAGKELDNYSFHVTASHSDSPAFKLKENAEIEVAKKYTVLNTEGYGGMICQTWFDRPLSLAGRVMVKNGERIETRLVKVDRDLLMIPSLAIHMDRKVNEGRAVNKQIDMLPVLSGSVKEQGEVRSLVAEELGLKDTDIYGMDLFLYNRMGAVRWGSNREFIGCPRLDDLQCAFTSMKGFLAAENEQNINVYACFDNEEVGSGTKQGAASTFLYDVLWRMNKALGKNEEEFHRAVAGSFMLSCDNAHAVHPNYRQKTDATNCVYMNDGIVIKSHAGQKYTSDAVSVAVFRMICEKAGVPLQYFANRSDEAGGSTLGNIAMTQVSMNTVDIGLPQLAMHSAYETAGVKDTEYMVKAVETFYASHIQADSDGNYQINQ, encoded by the coding sequence ATGGAAATAAATATCATATCAGAACTGACAACATTTATAGAACATGCACCGACAGCATTTCATGCGGTTGCAGAATTAAAAGAGATCCTGAAGCAGGAAGGATTCGAAGAATTAAAAGAGTCAGAAAAGTGGAAGGTCAAACCTGGGAAAAGATACTATGTAACAAGAAATAATTCCAGTATCATTGCAGTAAAAGCCGGAAAAGAACTGGACAACTACAGTTTCCATGTGACAGCATCACACAGTGATTCGCCGGCATTTAAACTGAAAGAAAATGCGGAGATTGAGGTTGCAAAGAAATATACGGTACTGAATACCGAAGGTTACGGCGGTATGATCTGCCAGACATGGTTCGACAGACCATTGTCACTGGCCGGAAGAGTTATGGTTAAGAATGGGGAAAGAATCGAAACCAGACTTGTGAAGGTGGACAGAGATCTTCTGATGATACCGAGTCTTGCAATTCATATGGACCGGAAAGTGAATGAAGGAAGAGCTGTTAATAAACAGATTGATATGTTACCGGTATTATCGGGAAGCGTGAAAGAACAAGGAGAGGTAAGATCCTTAGTTGCAGAAGAATTGGGATTAAAAGATACGGATATCTATGGCATGGATCTGTTCTTGTATAACCGTATGGGAGCGGTCAGATGGGGAAGCAACCGTGAATTTATCGGGTGTCCGAGACTGGATGATCTGCAGTGTGCATTTACATCTATGAAAGGATTCCTGGCAGCGGAAAATGAACAGAATATCAATGTCTATGCCTGTTTTGATAACGAAGAAGTGGGTTCGGGAACAAAACAGGGAGCTGCATCTACATTTCTTTATGATGTATTGTGGCGGATGAACAAAGCACTTGGAAAGAACGAAGAGGAATTTCACCGTGCAGTAGCAGGAAGCTTTATGCTGAGCTGTGACAATGCCCATGCGGTACATCCGAATTACAGGCAGAAGACGGATGCGACAAACTGCGTCTATATGAATGACGGCATTGTGATCAAATCACATGCCGGACAGAAATATACGAGTGATGCGGTCAGTGTGGCAGTATTCAGGATGATCTGCGAAAAAGCAGGCGTACCATTACAGTATTTTGCTAATCGTTCGGATGAGGCCGGGGGAAGTACATTGGGGAATATTGCGATGACGCAGGTGTCAATGAATACAGTGGATATTGGATTACCGCAGCTTGCCATGCACTCGGCCTATGAGACGGCCGGTGTAAAGGACACGGAGTATATGGTGAAAGCGGTAGAGACATTTTATGCATCGCATATACAGGCTGATTCGGATGGAAATTATCAGATTAACCAGTAG